The following coding sequences are from one Ammoniphilus sp. CFH 90114 window:
- the mfd gene encoding transcription-repair coupling factor, with translation MKGIIQRFLENVDFQTIITGFSQGLKEQLVAGLSGSSRQVFLSAIFESLDKPLLVVTHNMFQAQKIYEDLIELVGDDQVLLFPANELIVSEMAIASPETLAGRIEVLNKLSEKKKRILVVPFAGLRRILVSQEVWEKSQVTVKVGQEIELESLIQSLISIGYERVDMVEAKGQLSIRGGIMDIFPVYLDNPLRIELFDVEVDSIRTFDTASQRSLEKLETITIPPMSEVFGSQDVLVSAASRLEQKLSEALRTVKDPTVKEKLAEKMGWEIEQLKQGNRFQGIYKYISLLYPEYQSLIDYMPQDTIMVLDEPSRIQETIDQLEKEEAEWKTTLVSEGEFAHNIPIALNYDELINNKRNRLIHLSLFLRQIPKTAPQNIVNFNCKAMQDFHGQMNVLKGELDRWTKSQHQVVFLTADEERARRLERVFHDYEMEADLILGPIETLGNRPIITVGNLQTGFELPIHHLIVVTESEVFTQKARKARKTKTNISNAERIKNYNELKVGDFVVHVNHGIGKYLGIETLEINGIHKDYLHLRYAGNDKLYVPIEQIDQVQRYVADEDKEPKIYKLGGTEWKKVTSKVRSSIQDIAADLIKLYAKREASQGYAFTKDTPEMREFEAMFPYDETADQLRAIEEIKKDMERSRPMDRLLCGDVGYGKTEVAIRAAFKAVMEGKQVAVLVPTTILAQQHFETFKERFSGYPVNLAVISRFRSRKEQNEAMKMLKDGRLDIIIGTHRLLSKDVIFKDLGLLIVDEEQRFGVTHKEKLKQLKSNVDVLTLTATPIPRTLHMSMLGVRDLSVIETPPENRFPVQTYVMEYSAALVREAIERELGRGGQVYFLFNQVQGIEQMAEQISFLVPDCKVAVAHGQMKETELEQVMLDFLEGHTDVLVSTTIIETGVDIPNVNTLIVYNADRMGLSQLYQLRGRVGRSNRMAYAYFTYQRDKVLTEVAEKRLQAIKEFTELGSGFRIAMRDLAIRGAGNLLGAEQHGFIASVGFDLYSQMLKEAIDELKGGPKEEESIHPEIDIQLDAFIPSDYINDSKQKIAMYKKFAAVFEMEDVEDLQEELVDRFGDLPLSVENLLRVARLRVYSYKHRITSIVQKGTNIIINLHQDQNLQIDGTKLFALANQYDRRMSLATGQHLSVTVKVNGLTPEDGIKLVEKFLSEFEQVKKVKGELNNVAT, from the coding sequence GGATTGAGGTATTAAATAAATTAAGTGAGAAGAAGAAGCGAATTCTAGTTGTGCCGTTTGCTGGTTTAAGAAGAATTTTAGTATCTCAAGAGGTATGGGAGAAGTCCCAGGTCACCGTAAAGGTAGGCCAAGAGATTGAGTTGGAATCTTTAATACAGAGTTTAATATCCATTGGATATGAACGAGTAGACATGGTAGAAGCAAAAGGTCAACTGAGTATCCGTGGGGGAATTATGGATATATTCCCTGTATATTTGGACAACCCACTTCGCATCGAATTGTTTGATGTTGAGGTAGATTCTATTCGTACCTTCGACACAGCTAGTCAACGATCTTTAGAAAAGTTAGAGACCATTACCATCCCACCGATGAGTGAAGTATTTGGTAGCCAAGATGTGTTAGTATCTGCGGCATCGCGATTAGAGCAGAAGTTAAGTGAAGCGCTAAGAACGGTGAAGGATCCAACCGTCAAGGAAAAGCTAGCGGAGAAGATGGGATGGGAGATTGAGCAATTAAAGCAAGGTAATCGCTTTCAAGGGATCTATAAATATATTTCTCTACTCTATCCTGAATACCAGAGTTTGATAGATTACATGCCGCAAGACACCATTATGGTTCTCGATGAGCCCTCACGTATTCAAGAGACGATCGACCAACTCGAAAAGGAAGAGGCTGAGTGGAAGACGACCCTTGTTTCGGAAGGGGAGTTTGCTCATAACATTCCTATTGCTCTTAACTATGATGAACTGATTAATAATAAAAGAAATAGATTGATTCACCTCAGTTTATTTCTTCGTCAGATACCCAAGACGGCACCGCAGAACATTGTGAACTTCAACTGTAAGGCTATGCAAGATTTTCATGGTCAAATGAATGTTCTAAAAGGTGAACTCGACCGTTGGACCAAGTCTCAGCACCAGGTCGTGTTTCTTACGGCGGATGAAGAGAGGGCTAGACGTTTAGAAAGAGTGTTTCACGATTATGAAATGGAAGCAGATCTCATCTTAGGACCTATTGAAACCCTAGGAAACAGACCGATCATTACCGTAGGAAATTTGCAAACCGGCTTCGAGCTTCCGATTCATCACCTTATCGTCGTAACGGAATCGGAAGTGTTTACGCAGAAAGCTAGGAAAGCAAGAAAAACAAAGACCAATATCAGCAATGCGGAGAGAATAAAGAACTACAATGAATTAAAAGTGGGCGACTTCGTAGTCCATGTTAACCATGGTATAGGGAAATATCTCGGCATCGAAACGCTTGAAATTAACGGCATTCATAAGGATTATTTGCACCTAAGATATGCCGGTAATGATAAGCTCTACGTTCCCATTGAACAGATTGATCAGGTGCAGCGATATGTAGCCGATGAAGATAAAGAACCGAAGATCTATAAACTAGGTGGTACGGAGTGGAAGAAGGTTACAAGTAAGGTCCGCTCCTCCATTCAGGATATTGCTGCGGATCTCATTAAGCTCTATGCAAAGCGAGAAGCAAGTCAAGGCTATGCCTTCACCAAGGATACACCGGAGATGCGTGAATTTGAGGCCATGTTCCCTTACGATGAAACGGCCGATCAGCTTCGTGCGATTGAAGAGATTAAGAAGGATATGGAAAGATCTCGTCCGATGGATCGCCTACTCTGCGGAGATGTAGGGTATGGAAAAACAGAGGTTGCGATTCGTGCTGCCTTCAAGGCGGTTATGGAAGGTAAACAAGTGGCCGTGTTGGTTCCAACGACGATTCTTGCGCAACAACACTTTGAGACCTTCAAAGAGAGATTTTCAGGCTATCCTGTGAATCTCGCCGTGATTAGCCGATTCCGTTCCCGCAAAGAACAGAACGAGGCCATGAAAATGCTCAAAGATGGAAGGTTGGATATCATTATTGGTACCCACCGTCTACTCTCTAAAGATGTGATCTTTAAAGACTTAGGACTTCTTATTGTAGATGAAGAGCAGCGTTTCGGGGTTACGCATAAGGAAAAGCTAAAGCAATTGAAGAGCAACGTTGACGTCCTTACGCTGACAGCTACCCCAATTCCACGTACGCTCCATATGTCTATGCTAGGGGTAAGGGATCTTTCTGTCATCGAGACACCGCCAGAAAATCGCTTCCCTGTTCAAACGTATGTGATGGAATATAGTGCAGCACTGGTTAGGGAAGCCATTGAAAGAGAATTAGGCCGTGGAGGTCAGGTCTACTTCCTATTCAACCAAGTTCAAGGAATTGAACAGATGGCGGAACAGATTTCGTTCCTTGTTCCTGATTGTAAAGTAGCCGTCGCACATGGTCAGATGAAAGAGACGGAGCTAGAGCAAGTGATGCTTGATTTCCTTGAGGGTCATACTGATGTCTTAGTCAGTACAACGATTATTGAAACAGGTGTCGATATTCCTAATGTAAATACGCTGATTGTATATAATGCGGACCGTATGGGGCTATCCCAACTCTATCAGTTAAGAGGAAGGGTAGGAAGATCGAATCGAATGGCTTATGCTTACTTTACCTATCAGCGTGATAAGGTGCTGACAGAAGTAGCAGAGAAGAGGCTTCAAGCCATTAAAGAATTTACGGAACTTGGGTCGGGCTTTAGAATTGCCATGCGAGACTTAGCCATTCGTGGAGCTGGTAACCTTCTAGGCGCTGAACAGCACGGGTTTATTGCCTCCGTCGGATTTGACTTATATAGCCAAATGCTGAAGGAAGCCATTGATGAATTGAAGGGTGGTCCGAAAGAGGAAGAATCCATTCATCCAGAGATTGATATTCAATTAGATGCGTTTATCCCATCCGACTATATTAACGATAGTAAGCAGAAGATCGCGATGTACAAGAAGTTTGCTGCTGTATTCGAGATGGAGGATGTAGAGGATTTACAAGAAGAACTGGTGGATCGCTTCGGAGATCTTCCGCTTTCAGTGGAGAACCTTCTTCGAGTAGCCCGACTGCGTGTATATTCCTATAAGCACAGAATCACGAGCATAGTGCAAAAGGGAACCAATATTATTATTAATTTGCATCAGGATCAGAACTTGCAAATCGACGGTACCAAATTGTTTGCTCTCGCTAACCAGTATGATCGACGTATGTCCCTAGCAACTGGACAACACCTATCAGTTACTGTTAAAGTAAATGGGTTGACTCCCGAAGATGGGATCAAGCTTGTAGAGAAATTCCTATCGGAATTCGAACAGGTGAAAAAAGTGAAGGGAGAACTAAATAATGTTGCCACTTAG
- a CDS encoding peptidylprolyl isomerase, translated as MLPLRKWGALMLSFTLALSVLSACGTADDKDAKAKDEAAQAKDEAVPADQNQQPNGEENPVPIVDVNLGMDPQAVVAEYEGGKITAEQFESYLAIQSFINPQAGLAIHEKLPESLKLFIESYVSEIIMAERAPDVSNAEKEATELVDRIKGQYLMVLGGDEKKVEKQMQDQKVTDEGLKEFFVRYKKVEAYLRSQVTEEEIKKRYDEGKGQGDYTVASVRHILVSVGEQPMAPAEGEKKALTDEEAKKLADELSDRLRKGEDFAALAKEYSDDPGSKETGGLYEDVEVAMWVPEFKKAAIELPLNEISDPVKTDYGYHVMKVEKRTEKSYEDVADQIRSQFVNEKYDAFMEKELEGILKNVNLPEKKE; from the coding sequence ATGTTGCCACTTAGAAAATGGGGAGCCCTAATGCTTTCCTTTACCCTAGCGTTATCTGTGTTATCCGCATGTGGGACAGCAGATGATAAAGACGCCAAAGCGAAGGATGAGGCGGCTCAAGCGAAGGATGAGGCTGTTCCAGCCGATCAAAATCAACAGCCAAATGGTGAAGAGAATCCAGTTCCAATTGTTGACGTAAACTTAGGGATGGATCCTCAAGCCGTTGTTGCAGAATATGAAGGCGGTAAGATTACTGCTGAACAATTCGAGAGCTATCTAGCGATCCAATCGTTCATCAATCCACAAGCTGGTTTAGCGATCCATGAGAAACTTCCTGAATCCTTGAAGCTTTTCATAGAAAGCTATGTTTCTGAAATCATCATGGCAGAACGAGCACCGGATGTTAGCAATGCGGAAAAAGAAGCTACGGAATTAGTTGACCGGATTAAAGGACAATACCTAATGGTCCTAGGCGGCGATGAGAAAAAGGTAGAAAAGCAAATGCAAGACCAAAAAGTTACGGATGAAGGGCTGAAGGAATTCTTCGTACGTTATAAGAAGGTAGAAGCTTACCTGCGTTCTCAGGTAACAGAAGAGGAAATTAAGAAGCGTTATGATGAAGGAAAGGGTCAAGGCGATTATACGGTGGCATCCGTTCGTCATATCCTAGTCTCTGTAGGGGAACAGCCTATGGCTCCTGCGGAAGGCGAGAAGAAAGCTTTAACTGATGAAGAAGCGAAAAAGCTAGCCGATGAGTTGTCGGATCGATTGCGTAAGGGAGAAGACTTTGCAGCATTAGCGAAAGAATACTCCGATGACCCTGGAAGTAAAGAAACTGGCGGTTTATACGAAGATGTAGAGGTTGCCATGTGGGTACCTGAGTTTAAGAAGGCAGCAATTGAGCTTCCTCTTAACGAGATCAGCGATCCTGTTAAAACCGATTACGGTTACCACGTTATGAAAGTGGAGAAGCGTACGGAGAAGAGCTACGAAGATGTAGCTGATCAAATTAGATCTCAATTCGTGAATGAAAAATATGATGCATTCATGGAAAAAGAATTAGAAGGCATTTTAAAGAATGTAAACCTTCCAGAGAAGAAGGAATAG
- the spoVT gene encoding stage V sporulation protein T, which produces MKATGIVRRIDDLGRVVIPKEIRRTLRIREGDPLEIFVDRDGEVILKKYSPIGELGDFAKEYADSLYESIGHITLISDRDTVIAVSGASKKEFMDKAIGSMIETCMEERKTMIQGPGEYEICRDLQEHYSSVVVAPIVAGGDPIGAVILSSKEDSVKMGDLETKMAETAAGFLAKQMEQ; this is translated from the coding sequence ATGAAAGCAACTGGAATCGTTCGTCGAATTGATGATCTTGGCCGTGTGGTCATTCCGAAGGAGATTCGCCGAACTCTAAGAATTCGTGAAGGTGACCCTCTTGAGATCTTTGTTGACAGGGACGGCGAAGTTATTCTAAAGAAGTATTCCCCAATTGGAGAGCTTGGAGACTTCGCCAAAGAATATGCAGACTCTTTATATGAAAGTATAGGACATATTACGCTCATCTCTGATCGAGATACCGTCATTGCTGTATCTGGGGCTAGTAAGAAAGAATTTATGGACAAGGCTATTGGTTCAATGATTGAAACCTGTATGGAAGAACGCAAAACCATGATTCAGGGACCTGGTGAGTATGAAATCTGCCGTGACTTACAGGAACACTATTCCTCGGTTGTAGTGGCTCCGATTGTGGCAGGTGGGGACCCCATTGGTGCCGTTATCCTCTCTAGCAAAGAGGATTCCGTAAAGATGGGCGACTTGGAAACGAAGATGGCAGAAACCGCAGCTGGTTTTCTAGCGAAGCAAATGGAACAATAA
- a CDS encoding polysaccharide biosynthesis protein — MAKKLDGATFIKGAAILGLASLFSKMLGLIYRIPYQNITGDLGYYVYTQVYPLYGTLLILATAGFPIAISKMVSEKLAVGDLYGVRRVFRVSVITLFFTGIISFLSLYYGAESIAMWMGNDKLTLPIRSVSYALLIVPPMAAMRGYFQGHQNMVPTAISQIAEQFVRVATIIILAYWFMSTTGNEYLAGAGAVFGAFTGALTGLLVLLLFWRKNKQLHKEPQFTQQKMPQESSWQLMKQILYYAIPICFGALVLPLLQLSDSFTVANLLMKAGYPPEEANILKGVFDRGQPLVSFGAFFATALSLSLVPAISEANARRAKQIIQSRTELALRLTLMIGLPTSIGLAVVAEPVNIMLYQNNNGTFTLIVLSFTTIFSTLGITSAGILQGLGKVLLPAKNLLVGVIIKVGLNIMLIPLMGITGAALATVLAYAVATMLNLMAVARYTGVTFQFKRFFLKPIFAVTMMGVMVFLIEQISMNLLFGVIESYRLYFTVVAIIAVVSGAMIFGIALFISGSITRTDLQYIPKAEKFIPLLNKLHLLRD, encoded by the coding sequence ATGGCAAAAAAGTTGGATGGAGCAACCTTTATTAAAGGAGCGGCCATACTTGGACTGGCTTCTTTATTCTCCAAGATGTTGGGGTTGATCTACAGGATTCCTTATCAAAACATTACAGGTGATTTGGGATACTATGTGTACACCCAGGTTTATCCGCTTTATGGAACTCTGTTAATCTTGGCAACTGCCGGTTTTCCCATCGCCATTTCGAAGATGGTTTCAGAAAAATTGGCCGTTGGAGATCTATATGGGGTTCGAAGGGTGTTTAGAGTTTCCGTGATTACCTTGTTTTTTACCGGAATTATTTCCTTTTTATCCTTGTATTATGGGGCAGAGTCCATCGCTATGTGGATGGGTAATGATAAGCTCACCCTTCCGATCCGAAGTGTTTCATATGCGTTACTTATCGTTCCTCCAATGGCAGCCATGAGAGGCTATTTCCAAGGCCATCAGAATATGGTTCCAACAGCGATATCTCAAATTGCCGAGCAATTTGTTCGTGTAGCAACGATTATCATTCTGGCGTACTGGTTTATGAGTACAACTGGGAATGAATACTTGGCAGGAGCCGGAGCTGTATTCGGAGCTTTCACAGGAGCGTTAACAGGCCTTCTTGTCCTTCTTTTGTTTTGGAGAAAGAACAAACAGTTACATAAAGAACCACAATTTACTCAACAAAAGATGCCCCAGGAATCATCCTGGCAGCTAATGAAACAAATACTATATTATGCTATACCGATTTGCTTTGGTGCACTCGTACTGCCGTTACTCCAGTTATCGGATTCCTTTACCGTGGCTAATCTTCTTATGAAGGCTGGTTATCCACCAGAAGAAGCTAATATTCTCAAAGGAGTATTCGACCGGGGACAGCCTTTAGTCTCCTTTGGTGCTTTTTTCGCTACAGCCTTATCCCTTTCTCTTGTCCCAGCGATCTCGGAGGCGAATGCTCGTCGTGCGAAACAGATCATTCAGAGTCGAACTGAGCTAGCCTTGCGCCTTACCTTAATGATTGGATTACCGACATCAATTGGTTTGGCTGTTGTGGCGGAGCCGGTCAATATCATGCTTTATCAAAATAACAACGGAACCTTTACGCTAATCGTTCTTTCTTTTACAACCATCTTTTCTACTCTTGGTATTACCTCAGCGGGTATTCTACAGGGGTTAGGTAAAGTACTTCTTCCAGCTAAGAATCTGTTAGTCGGGGTCATCATTAAAGTAGGCTTAAATATCATGCTCATCCCTTTAATGGGGATTACGGGAGCAGCTCTTGCTACCGTTCTCGCTTACGCTGTAGCTACGATGTTAAATCTCATGGCTGTAGCCAGATATACAGGAGTTACTTTTCAATTTAAGCGATTCTTCCTTAAGCCCATTTTTGCTGTAACGATGATGGGGGTGATGGTGTTCCTCATTGAACAAATCAGTATGAATCTGCTCTTTGGTGTCATCGAGTCTTATCGTCTTTATTTCACGGTCGTGGCGATCATTGCCGTCGTCTCTGGCGCTATGATATTTGGAATTGCTTTATTTATTTCAGGTTCCATTACCCGAACTGATTTGCAGTATATCCCTAAGGCAGAGAAGTTTATTCCTTTGCTAAACAAATTACATCTATTGAGAGATTAG
- the mazG gene encoding nucleoside triphosphate pyrophosphohydrolase, with protein sequence MLKISVIGLGAGDVSQMPLGVYEQITGAKHLYLRTQKHPVAQQLKERGVKFQSFDSFYEDAESFPEVYHLICKELFVQAKEKGEVLFAVPGHPMVAEQTTQLLLQQAHDQGVEVEILGGQSFLDAMFTAIKMDPVEGFVLLDALHLDRKDINPRVHTIITQVYDDLTASEVKLTLMEVFPDEYPVTLVIAAGVTGEEKIQQMPLYELDHIKGTHNLAAVYVPPTQDDKILNRQFSTLREIISILRSPEGCPWDREQTHKSIRKHLIEETYEVLETIDDDDPEAMCEEMGDLLMQVMLHSQIAEDDGDFTVEDVISVLNEKLVRRHPHVFGEKAADTSDEVLTNWDQIKVQEKMDKGIDIENKSLLDGIPRHLPALLTAYELAKKASKVGFDWDQVQDVYAKIEEEMDEVKQASNAEEVKEELGDLLFAVANLARFLKVDPEEALALTNRKFKTRFSHIEKRLQEMGKNLEEATLDEMEALWQEAKRT encoded by the coding sequence ATGTTGAAGATCTCGGTTATTGGCTTAGGAGCAGGTGATGTAAGTCAGATGCCGTTAGGCGTTTATGAGCAGATCACAGGGGCAAAACACTTATATCTTCGTACGCAAAAGCATCCAGTGGCTCAGCAATTAAAAGAAAGAGGAGTTAAATTCCAATCCTTCGATTCATTTTATGAAGACGCAGAGAGCTTCCCGGAGGTCTATCATTTGATTTGTAAGGAGCTGTTCGTTCAAGCCAAAGAGAAGGGTGAGGTGTTATTTGCTGTACCCGGTCATCCTATGGTGGCTGAGCAGACAACTCAGCTTCTTTTACAGCAGGCACATGATCAGGGTGTCGAGGTAGAAATATTGGGAGGGCAAAGCTTTCTTGATGCGATGTTCACGGCCATCAAAATGGATCCGGTTGAAGGTTTTGTTCTCCTTGATGCCCTTCACTTAGATCGAAAAGATATCAATCCTCGGGTACATACCATCATTACGCAAGTATATGATGATCTAACCGCGTCCGAAGTAAAATTAACACTTATGGAAGTTTTTCCGGATGAGTATCCTGTTACATTGGTGATTGCCGCGGGTGTGACTGGGGAAGAGAAGATTCAACAGATGCCTCTATATGAGTTAGATCATATTAAAGGCACTCACAACTTAGCTGCGGTCTACGTTCCACCGACACAGGATGACAAGATCCTGAATCGGCAGTTTAGCACGTTGCGGGAGATTATAAGCATTTTAAGGAGTCCTGAGGGATGCCCTTGGGATCGAGAACAAACCCATAAGTCCATTCGCAAGCATTTAATTGAAGAGACTTACGAAGTATTAGAAACCATTGATGATGATGACCCCGAAGCGATGTGTGAAGAAATGGGAGATCTCTTGATGCAGGTAATGCTTCATTCGCAAATTGCTGAGGATGATGGGGATTTTACTGTGGAAGATGTTATCTCCGTGTTAAATGAGAAGCTTGTTCGCAGGCATCCTCACGTATTCGGTGAGAAGGCAGCTGACACGAGCGATGAGGTACTAACGAATTGGGATCAGATTAAAGTACAAGAGAAAATGGATAAAGGAATCGATATCGAAAATAAATCTCTATTAGATGGGATACCTCGACATTTACCGGCATTGTTGACTGCTTATGAGTTAGCTAAGAAAGCTTCAAAGGTAGGCTTTGATTGGGATCAAGTACAAGACGTCTATGCTAAAATTGAAGAAGAAATGGACGAGGTTAAACAAGCTAGCAATGCAGAAGAGGTAAAGGAAGAGCTAGGAGATCTTCTGTTTGCTGTTGCCAATCTGGCCAGATTCCTGAAGGTAGATCCAGAAGAAGCGTTAGCCTTAACGAATCGTAAGTTTAAGACAAGATTTTCTCATATCGAGAAGCGACTGCAAGAGATGGGGAAGAATCTCGAAGAAGCAACTCTAGACGAGATGGAAGCTTTATGGCAAGAAGCGAAACGAACTTAA
- a CDS encoding RNA-binding S4 domain-containing protein, with protein MRLDKFLKVSRLVKRRTMAKEVCDQGRVQLNQRQAKSSSTVKVGDELAIRYGNRLVTVTIERIVDSTKKEEAATMYTLVSEERLNQEEPKIDPDYPW; from the coding sequence ATGAGACTAGATAAATTCTTAAAGGTATCCAGATTGGTAAAAAGACGAACCATGGCCAAAGAAGTTTGTGATCAGGGACGTGTGCAGCTGAATCAAAGACAAGCCAAATCAAGCAGCACCGTGAAGGTGGGGGATGAGTTGGCTATTCGTTACGGGAACCGCCTGGTCACTGTTACGATCGAGCGTATTGTGGATTCTACAAAAAAGGAAGAAGCAGCCACGATGTATACTTTAGTTTCTGAGGAAAGATTGAATCAGGAAGAGCCAAAGATTGATCCGGATTATCCTTGGTAA
- the yabP gene encoding sporulation protein YabP — MADAKKTPRHEIMMFNRKKLEISGVLNVESFDSEEFLLETECGFLCIKGQNLHMKNLSLETGQVSIEGYVFDLGYIDEQGGGSKGKGFLGKLFK, encoded by the coding sequence ATGGCGGATGCGAAAAAGACCCCAAGGCATGAAATCATGATGTTTAACCGCAAGAAATTAGAAATTTCCGGGGTGTTAAATGTAGAGAGCTTTGATAGTGAAGAATTTTTGCTTGAGACGGAATGTGGATTCCTTTGTATAAAAGGTCAGAACTTGCACATGAAGAATCTAAGCTTGGAGACAGGACAGGTGTCCATTGAAGGCTATGTCTTTGACTTGGGCTATATCGATGAGCAAGGCGGGGGATCGAAAGGAAAAGGATTCCTAGGGAAGTTGTTCAAGTGA
- the yabQ gene encoding spore cortex biosynthesis protein YabQ, with product MSIKIQAITMLMMVACGLTMGLLYDTYRVMKGQTGLRGWLVIICDLLFWASCIFLVFGTLLRINDGIVRVYLFLGMGIGAWAYFALFHSFYVKWFLRFIQLVKAIYRFIINMIQTLIIKPVIFLYKVIITVIVTISLFVWKIILFIYGLFQKIFVPLGTKSSKLGKKIYSGSKKKGAGILKRLAKLIKLKRKDDIDKDKDE from the coding sequence GTGAGTATAAAAATCCAAGCGATTACGATGCTGATGATGGTTGCCTGCGGCCTGACCATGGGTCTGCTTTACGATACATATAGAGTAATGAAAGGGCAGACTGGGCTTCGCGGATGGTTAGTGATCATCTGCGATCTTTTGTTTTGGGCGAGCTGTATTTTCCTTGTATTTGGAACCTTGTTACGCATTAATGATGGAATCGTAAGAGTTTATTTGTTTTTAGGCATGGGGATTGGAGCCTGGGCTTACTTCGCTCTCTTTCATTCGTTTTATGTAAAATGGTTTTTGCGATTCATTCAGTTAGTTAAAGCCATTTATCGCTTTATCATTAACATGATACAGACGTTGATTATAAAACCAGTGATCTTCTTATATAAGGTGATCATTACCGTAATTGTAACGATTTCTTTGTTTGTGTGGAAGATCATTCTGTTTATTTATGGGTTGTTTCAGAAGATCTTCGTCCCACTAGGTACAAAGTCATCAAAGTTAGGTAAGAAAATATATTCCGGTTCAAAGAAGAAGGGAGCAGGAATTTTAAAAAGGCTGGCGAAACTAATTAAGTTGAAGCGTAAAGATGATATCGACAAAGACAAAGACGAATGA
- a CDS encoding septum formation initiator family protein: MPELDPTETRIRGQRRRKRLLALVMFPFCLWAGFTWYEQQSILLGKKEDLRKAQQSFDQVKLENEELTYQVNKLHDKEYIAEIARRDYHLSKPGEVIFITPE, translated from the coding sequence ATGCCTGAACTTGATCCAACAGAAACGAGAATAAGGGGTCAACGAAGAAGGAAGCGATTGCTCGCATTAGTGATGTTTCCCTTTTGCCTTTGGGCCGGATTCACTTGGTATGAACAACAATCTATTCTCCTAGGAAAGAAAGAAGATCTAAGGAAAGCACAACAATCCTTTGATCAGGTCAAGCTAGAGAATGAGGAGTTAACGTATCAGGTGAACAAGCTACATGATAAGGAATATATAGCAGAGATAGCTCGAAGAGACTATCATCTGTCCAAGCCTGGTGAAGTAATATTTATTACTCCAGAATAA